The following proteins are encoded in a genomic region of Brachypodium distachyon strain Bd21 chromosome 1, Brachypodium_distachyon_v3.0, whole genome shotgun sequence:
- the LOC112271962 gene encoding protein FAR1-RELATED SEQUENCE 1-like, with product MFNRTGILCGHGLKVLDFMNIKTLPTHYYLKRWTREARNGSILDRQGRNVVENPKLEAQLRYKNLSHKFHTMAYKVVNSLECCLMLENALDNIGPQLEDKLNATTNTMDKQGSGQENVDPNLQQTNEFLTAAKLKKKEVPSKNLRRKKTWLDKLLKGRRPIQVAASKNRGAKQPKKHDGVESQVGVEKDDNNKGANLEIQGCDAIISYTQLLTDAIYDEHIF from the exons ATGTTCAATAGGACGGGAATATTATGTGGACATGGTCTCAAAGTTCTCGATTTTATGAATATAAAGACCTTGCCAACACACTACTACTTAAAGAGATGGACTAGGGAAGCACGTAACGGAAGCATACTTGATAGACAAGGAAGGAACGTGGTAGAAAATCCAAAGTTGGAAGCTCAGCTTCGGTACAAGAATTTGTCTCACAAATTTCACACAATGGCATATAAAGTAGTCAACTCTCTTGAATGTTGTCTCATGTTAGAAAATGCACTTGACAACATTGGTCCTCAATTAGAGGATAAACTCAATGCAACTACCAATACTATGGATAAGCAAGGTAGTGGCCAAGAAAATGTTGACCCAAATCTTCAGCAAACAAATGAGTTTCTTACTGCTGCAAAGCTCAAGAAAAAGGAGGTTCCATCAAAAAATTTaaggagaaagaaaacttGGCTTGATAAGTTACTCAAGGGGAGGCGGCCAATTCAAGTTGCTGCATCCAAAAACAGAGGAGCAAAG CAACCAAAGAAACATGATGGTGTAGAGTCTCAAGTAGGAGTGGAGAAGGATGACAACAATAAAGGAGCAAATCTAGAGATTCAAGGGTGTGACGCCATCATCAGTTACACGCAGCTCTTGACGGACGCCATTTATGATGAGCATATCTTCTAG
- the LOC104582109 gene encoding transcription factor MYB97: MEMEMSSRGNNGGGGGGGGGELGGLKKGPWTQAEDTVLLEHVRRHGEGNWNAVRREAGLQRCGKSCRLRWANHLRPNLRKGPFSPDEERLILRLHGLIGNKWARISSHLPGRTDNEVKNYWNTRLKRRQRAGQPMYPPDVEREIALFRAHNLNPFAPAPAARAARPAPLVLQDGRNSFALPPKVPSPSSASASAHSPLINQSYPLLNQIQQQQHHHGNHHHAHHHPVLHHHGGGGFRAAAGLPPLPARAREVLHPSNQFHAAADDGGDGLSLGLLEAMLLGEENLTHHHRQTSSQYSPAPGNQDPLHGGKWDFLFDDMKAETGRTANAAVEEMPASMFVGPVSRDQWLQGTGGGSPGPSSVVTTDDEFGGLDVQRLMSSLPLSTGELNWNA, translated from the exons atggagatggagatgtcGTCGAGGGGcaacaacggcggcggcggaggaggaggaggaggggagttAGGAGGGCTGAAGAAGGGGCCGTGGACGCAGGCGGAGGACACGGTGCTGCTGGAGCACGTCCGCCGGCACGGCGAGGGCAACTGGAACGCGGTGCGGCGTGAGGCCGGGCTGCAGCGGTGCGGCAAGAGCTGCCGCCTCCGCTGGGCCAACCACCTCCGGCCCAACCTCCGCAAGGGCCCATTCTCCCCTGACGAGGAGCGCCTcatcctccgcctccacggcctcaTCGGCAACAAATGGGCCCGCATCTCCTCCCAC CTGCCGGGGAGGACGGACAACGAGGTGAAGAACTACTGGAACACGCGGCTcaagcggcggcagcgcgccgGGCAGCCCATGTACCCGCCGGACGTCGAGCGGGAGATCGCGCTCTTCCGCGCCCACAACCTCAACCCCttcgcccccgcccccgccgcccgcgccgcccgcccggcgCCGTTGGTCCTGCAGGACGGGAGGAACTCGTTCGCGCTGCCGCCGAAAGTGCCGTCGccctcctctgcctctgcctccgCTCACTCGCCGCTCATCAACCAGAGCTACCCGCTCCTCAACCAAatccaacagcagcagcatcaccatGGAAACCACCATCATGCTCACCACCACCCGGTGCTCCATcatcatggcggcggcgggttcagggcggcggcggggctccCGCCATTGCCGGCCAGAGCTCGCGAGGTCCTCCACCCTTCGAACCAGTTtcacgcggcggcggacgacggcggcgacggcctgAGCCTGGGCCTGCTCGAGGCGATGCTGCTCGGCGAAGAGAACCTcacccaccaccaccgccagacCTCGTCGCAGTACTCACCCGCTCCGGGAAACCAGGACCCGCTCCATGGCGGGAAATGGGACTTCCTCTTTG ATGACATGAAGGCAGAGACGGGGAGGACGGCGAacgcggcggtggaggagatgCCAGCAAGCATGTTCGTCGGACCGGTTTCCAGGGATCAGTGGCTGCAgggcaccggtggcgggtcgcCGGGGCCATCGTCGGTCGTCACCACGGACGACGAGTTCGGCGGCCTCGACGTGCAGCGCCTCATGTCGTCGCTGCCTCTGTCGACCGGCGAGCTCAACTGGAACGCCtag